The following coding sequences are from one Mesotoga infera window:
- a CDS encoding alanine/ornithine racemase family PLP-dependent enzyme, producing MAYVEVNKKSIAKNSRKILELARSNGVEVAAVTKVVCGDTEIAMSLLENGITEIGESRLENVARLKSAGINSSLILLRLPEKSRFREVVELVDSVLVGDLDSLSRLKEISSETEKKLKFIYMVDTGDLREGVMFYEAQEVLEKALSIVGKDLDGIGTNLGCFGGVIATPEKFEILLSLGESLKGTTGYTFRRYSAGNTASLPLLEEKNLPEGINHFRLGESIMCGTDVTNNRRVPGTLQNTFTLVGEIIELAEKPSIPIGDIGHDAFGRIPRFVDKGKRMKAILDLGEQDVVPSGLTPLVSGCEIIHASSDHLIVDVTDSEKSFAVGDSIPFRMSYGALLRVMTSPYVRKVYL from the coding sequence ATGGCTTATGTTGAAGTGAATAAGAAAAGCATAGCGAAGAATTCAAGAAAGATCTTGGAGCTTGCCAGAAGTAATGGGGTTGAGGTGGCTGCAGTAACTAAAGTTGTGTGCGGAGATACTGAGATAGCGATGTCTCTACTTGAAAACGGGATTACGGAAATTGGCGAATCAAGACTCGAGAATGTCGCAAGGCTGAAAAGCGCGGGCATCAATTCAAGCTTAATTCTGCTCAGACTTCCAGAGAAATCGCGATTTCGCGAAGTTGTTGAGCTTGTTGATTCAGTGCTTGTCGGAGATCTTGATAGTCTTTCCAGATTAAAGGAGATTTCTTCTGAAACTGAGAAGAAATTGAAGTTCATATATATGGTAGATACGGGAGACCTTAGAGAGGGAGTCATGTTTTATGAAGCGCAAGAAGTTCTTGAGAAAGCACTCTCAATCGTCGGCAAGGACCTTGATGGAATCGGCACTAATCTTGGATGTTTTGGAGGAGTAATTGCAACTCCAGAGAAATTTGAAATCCTTCTCAGTCTGGGAGAATCACTGAAAGGGACTACCGGTTACACATTTAGGCGGTACTCTGCCGGAAACACAGCTTCATTACCGTTGCTTGAAGAGAAAAACCTTCCTGAAGGCATAAATCACTTTCGACTGGGAGAATCGATAATGTGTGGAACAGACGTCACAAACAACCGAAGAGTTCCGGGAACCTTACAGAACACATTCACTCTAGTAGGAGAGATTATCGAACTTGCAGAGAAGCCCTCAATACCAATTGGCGATATCGGTCATGATGCCTTTGGTCGTATTCCAAGGTTCGTAGATAAAGGAAAGAGAATGAAGGCTATACTTGATCTTGGTGAACAAGATGTGGTTCCCTCCGGATTGACACCTTTGGTAAGTGGATGTGAAATAATTCATGCTTCGAGCGACCATCTGATAGTGGATGTAACAGATTCCGAGAAGTCCTTTGCTGTTGGTGACT
- a CDS encoding DUF123 domain-containing protein → MDYNKGDYVVLFFLKETVEVSSRCRKWTLDSGYYMYVGSAMSSLAERVKRHLIEEKRKYWHIDYLRENAEVVAALLLPTEEQREEELSNLVSEYGEAVPGFGASDCSTDSNLYRLESRNMGRVFSSIVCKWRDRCDSFFD, encoded by the coding sequence ATGGATTACAATAAAGGCGACTATGTTGTTCTTTTCTTTCTCAAAGAGACGGTTGAGGTTTCTAGCCGCTGCCGGAAGTGGACCCTTGATTCTGGCTATTACATGTATGTTGGTTCGGCGATGAGCTCTTTAGCAGAAAGAGTGAAGAGGCACCTAATCGAAGAAAAAAGAAAATACTGGCATATTGACTACTTGAGGGAGAATGCCGAGGTTGTGGCCGCTCTGCTTCTTCCGACAGAAGAGCAAAGAGAGGAAGAGCTTTCAAATCTCGTCTCCGAGTATGGTGAAGCAGTCCCCGGGTTTGGAGCTTCAGACTGCTCAACGGATTCGAATCTCTACAGACTCGAATCGAGGAATATGGGGAGAGTCTTTTCTTCTATCGTTTGCAAATGGAGGGATAGGTGTGATAGCTTTTTTGACTGA
- a CDS encoding sensor histidine kinase produces MSKSDKGLFNPGYHYIVGGVVMGAGVLFSLFYGLSLERMSLVILLALASVFTVYLTLVRQLERLIRLIRTGEKKSIGELEGQFNEIYGFYRNLSLQIEEERNYYEKLYRDYSELLNTLDIAVVSVDEKGNFDLVNDSFIRSFSYGSQGGRYLRIDRFTRRTGLIFPLQEGQFEVYSRKLGKRYLVSVAHKKKSGFLLTLTDKTSQWKTKQLLEKTRRYAVDAQTVADLAHGLKQPLANVKLALDLYKRTNRPEYMETLSKELNSFQSRIGGILQIFRYGEEFDRVDLSEQVMKVASFMSSIFSERKIQFKVVSLDKGIVLIQRGRLENVLKNLLMNAVEASIPGESSIISKVRTSREVITLIIADTGKGIDSAALQNVFKPFFSTKAEGSGLGLYLVRNFCEENDVRLKMRSIPGRGTIFALTFRRQRDEE; encoded by the coding sequence TTGTCAAAGTCTGACAAAGGATTGTTCAATCCTGGCTACCACTACATAGTTGGTGGGGTAGTCATGGGAGCGGGAGTTCTATTCTCTCTCTTCTACGGCTTGAGTTTAGAAAGAATGTCACTTGTGATTCTTCTCGCGCTTGCGTCGGTTTTTACCGTATATCTTACATTAGTCAGGCAGCTTGAAAGGCTCATTAGACTTATCCGTACGGGAGAAAAGAAGTCGATTGGCGAACTTGAGGGACAGTTTAATGAAATATATGGCTTCTACAGAAACCTCTCACTACAGATAGAAGAGGAGAGAAACTATTACGAAAAACTGTACAGGGATTACTCAGAGCTTCTAAACACACTTGACATTGCTGTCGTCTCGGTTGACGAGAAAGGCAACTTTGATCTTGTTAATGATTCTTTTATACGAAGCTTTTCCTACGGGAGTCAGGGAGGAAGATATCTCCGTATCGACAGATTCACGAGGAGAACAGGTCTTATCTTCCCGCTTCAAGAAGGCCAGTTCGAGGTTTACAGCAGAAAGCTTGGGAAACGCTACCTCGTGTCGGTAGCTCACAAAAAGAAGAGCGGCTTTCTTCTGACCCTAACAGACAAGACCAGCCAGTGGAAAACAAAGCAACTCTTAGAAAAGACAAGAAGGTACGCGGTAGATGCCCAGACAGTTGCGGATCTCGCACACGGTCTTAAACAGCCTCTGGCAAATGTTAAGTTGGCTCTTGATCTTTACAAGAGAACAAACAGGCCGGAGTATATGGAGACTCTTTCGAAAGAACTCAACTCGTTTCAGAGTAGGATTGGGGGCATTCTGCAGATCTTCAGATATGGCGAAGAGTTCGATAGGGTAGATCTTTCCGAACAGGTGATGAAAGTCGCTTCCTTTATGTCTTCAATCTTCTCGGAAAGAAAGATACAGTTCAAGGTCGTATCTCTCGACAAAGGAATCGTTCTCATCCAGCGGGGAAGGCTTGAGAATGTTCTGAAGAATCTACTCATGAACGCCGTTGAAGCAAGCATACCGGGGGAGAGTTCCATCATCTCTAAAGTCCGGACATCTAGAGAGGTGATTACGCTGATTATTGCCGATACGGGTAAAGGGATCGATTCTGCCGCTTTGCAGAATGTATTCAAACCATTCTTCTCTACAAAGGCCGAAGGATCGGGATTGGGACTGTACCTTGTCCGCAATTTCTGCGAAGAAAACGATGTAAGATTGAAAATGAGGAGCATTCCAGGAAGGGGAACCATATTCGCATTAACCTTCAGGAGGCAAAGAGATGAAGAGTAA
- a CDS encoding sigma-54-dependent Fis family transcriptional regulator — protein sequence MKSKVLLVDDDLAFNGLLGSALEEEGYEVVQVYNLVQARKQVSEEFFDCLILDVRLPDGSGLDILSEAANNTPAIVVSAHGDINTAIDAVRKGAFNFLEKPFDLTHALLEVKRAIEFSELSQERDSLAERIIVEPSVEIVGNSNNILKLRETIAMIAQKKVTVLLEGESGTGKEVVARSIHEKSGRRKFVPINCGAIPENLFESELFGYERGAFTGALNSKPGLIEESHRGTLFLDEISEMPLAMQVKLLRVLETSSSQRLGGNSFRKLDLRVVAATNRDLRSAVAEGNFRSDLYYRLNVVRIEIEPLREKREDIPLLIDYFLPKLCDELGLKKLPDVPENFVKRMKEYDWPGNIRELRNKLLSILAMNGSLDKLSHPLLPERVQPEEKEFKFEEVTLDELERCYVKWLIDRHGGNKTKVARILGISKSTLYEKLKRWNVFESNNYSQEPRF from the coding sequence ATGAAGAGTAAGGTTTTGCTAGTCGATGATGATCTCGCCTTTAATGGCTTGCTGGGCTCCGCTCTGGAAGAAGAGGGGTACGAAGTCGTTCAGGTTTACAATCTTGTTCAGGCAAGAAAGCAAGTATCCGAAGAATTCTTTGACTGCCTTATACTGGACGTGAGACTCCCCGATGGTTCAGGACTCGATATTCTCTCTGAAGCCGCGAACAATACGCCCGCAATAGTCGTTTCTGCTCACGGAGATATAAATACAGCAATAGATGCGGTGAGAAAGGGAGCGTTCAATTTCCTGGAAAAGCCGTTTGACCTGACTCATGCTCTTCTTGAAGTGAAGAGGGCCATTGAGTTTTCGGAGCTTTCTCAAGAAAGGGACAGTCTCGCTGAAAGAATTATTGTCGAACCTTCTGTTGAAATAGTCGGTAACAGCAACAATATCCTTAAGCTAAGGGAAACCATAGCCATGATTGCACAAAAAAAGGTAACTGTCCTTCTTGAGGGAGAGAGCGGGACAGGGAAAGAGGTCGTTGCAAGGTCAATCCACGAGAAAAGCGGAAGGAGAAAGTTCGTGCCAATAAACTGCGGCGCAATACCGGAAAATCTATTTGAAAGCGAACTATTCGGATATGAAAGAGGAGCCTTCACTGGGGCACTGAATTCGAAGCCTGGTCTCATCGAAGAATCACACCGAGGAACGCTCTTTCTTGATGAAATATCTGAGATGCCACTTGCAATGCAGGTTAAGTTGCTAAGAGTGTTGGAAACTTCCTCAAGTCAAAGGCTGGGCGGAAATTCTTTCCGTAAGCTTGATCTCCGGGTTGTTGCAGCTACCAACCGAGATCTTAGATCAGCCGTCGCAGAAGGGAATTTCAGAAGCGATCTGTATTACAGATTGAATGTTGTCAGGATAGAAATCGAACCGCTTAGGGAGAAGAGAGAAGACATTCCTCTCTTGATAGACTACTTTCTGCCGAAGCTATGTGATGAACTTGGATTAAAGAAACTCCCAGATGTACCGGAGAATTTTGTTAAGAGGATGAAAGAGTACGATTGGCCAGGAAATATCCGTGAACTTCGGAACAAGCTCCTTTCGATTCTTGCAATGAACGGCAGTCTCGACAAACTTTCACATCCACTTCTCCCCGAACGAGTTCAACCCGAAGAAAAGGAGTTCAAATTCGAGGAAGTCACTCTTGACGAGCTCGAAAGGTGCTACGTTAAGTGGTTGATCGATCGACATGGAGGAAACAAGACAAAGGTGGCAAGGATTCTTGGAATAAGCAAGAGCACGCTTTACGAGAAGCTGAAGAGGTGGAATGTCTTTGAGAGTAATAACTACTCACAGGAACCCCGATTTTGA
- a CDS encoding CBS domain-containing protein, translated as MRVITTHRNPDFDAFASAVAAQKLYPDHVIVFGGQLAPALKAFLSSKSLLLSFYSVNELKIFSLSSLIVVDTSDDKRIPSALQHMISKNTEVKFFDHHNTTLSGSQHGVFKELGSCTTLMCNQLRKKRKEVTESEAVLFATAIYRETGNFTHASTKAQDLRTAAWLIDLGAQPDGLGIYSSYKLSSSQQRLVESLISGLKSTSIRGVEINMATAKRQSLPAGFSLVVEKLWSFLGVENLVVLLEANDRVYFTLRSRHMNLDTAELEGILRNGGGSYTLGYFENCTAAEAEERIVRNFEDNIERLIKVREIMSSPVRTVLVDMKVEDVLKIMQRTGHHSLPVVDNEKIVGVSKYRDIEKAVRHGLSEKRIVEVIDRFFVTASADDSVQLVTDKMVENNTTAILILDNGILNGIVTGTDLLKSTFGRKRMIDPGESHGEQNYAKFPVEDLIEERTDKRIVTMLRFLGAVGSELNMPTYIVGGFVRDLLLNKHNLDLDIVVEGNANTFAETFKKYFNIKIVEHKEFLASSMFFNDGLRIDVATARTEYYKKPAILPEIEMSTIKKDLYRRDFSINAMAIKLNQEEFGILIDFFGSRKDLSNGVIRALHPLSFIEDPTRILRAVRFEQRFGFEIEVRTAELLKLCAAEGYLNRVTGQRLRDELFKTLQEPLPLKAIRRLSSLGVTEKLFPQSKFDRETDHMLDRYFSRRARNASLAGEDKIFYTLLMIMLRNSDNEAIEWCIDRYGLTRNFLDRLADAIDAAGRIVIEKPRKPSQFHMMLKSRKPETLNFVDSYLSEEQDLLFQAYLRKLNEIRLTVDGTVLKEKYGMKEGPGIREILDELFYARLNGLAVDKEEEFVEEFLKGRD; from the coding sequence TTGAGAGTAATAACTACTCACAGGAACCCCGATTTTGACGCATTTGCGTCCGCAGTAGCCGCTCAGAAGCTCTATCCAGATCACGTGATCGTCTTTGGAGGACAACTTGCTCCTGCGCTGAAGGCCTTCCTTTCTTCCAAAAGTCTTTTGTTGTCATTCTACAGTGTGAATGAGCTGAAGATCTTCAGTCTTTCTTCCCTAATTGTTGTCGACACTTCAGACGATAAGAGGATTCCATCTGCTCTTCAGCATATGATAAGCAAGAACACTGAAGTCAAATTCTTTGATCATCACAACACAACTCTTTCGGGATCACAACACGGAGTTTTCAAGGAACTGGGATCTTGCACCACTCTCATGTGTAACCAACTGAGAAAGAAAAGGAAGGAAGTCACTGAGAGTGAAGCAGTACTCTTCGCTACAGCGATCTACAGAGAAACCGGGAATTTCACTCACGCCTCGACCAAGGCCCAGGACCTGAGGACGGCCGCCTGGCTGATAGACCTCGGCGCACAACCAGACGGCTTAGGAATCTACTCGAGCTATAAGTTGAGCTCCTCCCAGCAGAGACTAGTCGAGTCTCTTATATCGGGGCTCAAAAGCACATCGATAAGGGGTGTGGAAATCAACATGGCTACTGCAAAGAGGCAATCACTGCCTGCCGGATTCAGTCTTGTGGTTGAAAAGCTCTGGTCGTTCCTTGGCGTAGAGAACCTGGTAGTGCTGCTCGAAGCAAATGACAGGGTCTACTTCACACTCAGGTCGCGCCACATGAATCTCGACACGGCCGAGCTCGAAGGCATTCTCAGGAATGGCGGAGGGTCTTACACTCTAGGTTATTTCGAAAACTGCACAGCAGCAGAGGCAGAAGAAAGAATTGTAAGAAACTTTGAAGACAATATTGAACGTTTGATAAAGGTTAGGGAGATTATGTCCTCGCCTGTCAGAACCGTTCTGGTCGATATGAAAGTCGAGGACGTCTTGAAAATCATGCAGCGAACCGGTCATCACTCTCTCCCGGTAGTGGACAATGAGAAAATCGTGGGCGTTTCCAAATATAGAGATATCGAGAAAGCTGTACGCCACGGGCTCTCTGAGAAGAGAATTGTCGAGGTTATTGATAGGTTTTTCGTAACCGCTTCAGCAGACGATTCCGTTCAGTTGGTAACCGACAAGATGGTGGAAAACAACACAACGGCGATTCTAATTCTTGACAACGGCATACTAAATGGAATAGTAACAGGAACCGATCTGTTAAAGAGTACCTTTGGCAGAAAAAGAATGATTGATCCTGGGGAAAGCCATGGCGAACAGAATTACGCAAAGTTCCCGGTAGAAGATCTCATAGAGGAACGCACCGATAAACGAATAGTAACGATGCTGAGATTTCTTGGCGCTGTCGGCTCAGAACTCAACATGCCGACATATATTGTGGGTGGATTTGTAAGGGATCTGTTGCTCAACAAGCATAATCTAGATCTGGATATCGTAGTTGAGGGCAACGCAAACACTTTTGCAGAAACTTTCAAGAAATACTTCAACATAAAGATTGTGGAACACAAAGAGTTCCTTGCAAGCTCAATGTTTTTCAACGATGGTCTGCGAATCGACGTGGCAACTGCCAGAACCGAGTATTACAAAAAGCCGGCAATTCTCCCTGAGATCGAGATGAGTACGATCAAGAAGGATCTTTACAGAAGGGATTTTTCCATCAATGCAATGGCGATAAAGCTTAATCAGGAGGAGTTTGGCATTCTGATTGACTTTTTTGGCTCAAGGAAAGACCTTTCAAATGGAGTTATTAGGGCTCTTCATCCGCTTAGCTTTATAGAAGATCCGACAAGAATTCTCAGGGCTGTGAGATTTGAGCAACGGTTTGGATTTGAAATTGAGGTTCGGACTGCCGAACTGCTAAAACTGTGCGCTGCTGAAGGATACTTGAATAGAGTCACCGGACAGCGGCTGAGAGACGAGTTGTTCAAGACCCTGCAAGAGCCTCTTCCCCTGAAGGCAATAAGAAGACTCTCTAGCCTGGGCGTAACTGAAAAGCTCTTCCCGCAATCGAAGTTTGATAGAGAGACTGACCACATGCTAGACAGGTATTTCAGCAGAAGAGCAAGAAATGCTTCGCTGGCCGGGGAGGACAAGATTTTCTACACTCTCTTGATGATAATGCTTAGAAATAGCGATAATGAGGCGATCGAATGGTGTATCGATCGTTATGGACTGACTAGAAACTTTCTCGACAGGCTAGCTGATGCGATAGATGCTGCTGGTAGAATAGTAATTGAGAAGCCAAGAAAGCCCTCACAGTTTCACATGATGTTGAAGTCAAGAAAGCCGGAAACTTTGAATTTTGTTGATTCCTATCTCAGTGAAGAACAAGATCTTCTGTTTCAAGCTTATTTGAGAAAGTTGAACGAGATCAGACTGACCGTTGATGGAACTGTGCTGAAAGAGAAGTACGGCATGAAAGAAGGTCCAGGGATTAGAGAAATACTCGATGAGCTTTTCTATGCAAGACTGAATGGTTTGGCTGTAGATAAGGAAGAAGAGTTTGTTGAAGAGTTCCTGAAAGGGAGGGATTAA
- a CDS encoding DNA mismatch repair protein MutT, with amino-acid sequence MEERVLVVDVDCLGELAARSGLLALPLDEIRERVRRFGRFVPRSDAERDESMRQIIPYAVFKNGNEHLLMKRTKKQGEARLHDMYSIGVGGHINPEDGAYPWEAFENGFEREIREEVSVEIHSIEYLGILNDLHTAVSRVHMGIVYLAEVDFNGFNEVEKFTGEMVHLAMLSKYREKMETWSQIVLEYLLSR; translated from the coding sequence TTGGAAGAGAGAGTTCTCGTAGTCGATGTTGATTGTCTAGGAGAGCTGGCAGCCCGTTCCGGGTTGCTGGCTCTTCCTTTGGATGAAATTAGAGAACGCGTCAGGAGATTCGGAAGATTCGTACCGCGTTCCGATGCAGAGCGCGATGAATCAATGAGGCAAATAATACCTTATGCGGTCTTCAAGAATGGAAATGAACACCTCCTCATGAAGAGAACTAAGAAACAAGGAGAAGCGCGTCTTCACGACATGTATTCGATAGGTGTCGGGGGCCACATCAATCCAGAAGATGGAGCATATCCCTGGGAAGCATTTGAGAATGGCTTCGAACGGGAGATCCGAGAAGAAGTCTCGGTGGAAATTCACTCAATTGAATACTTGGGAATCTTGAACGACCTGCACACGGCTGTAAGCAGGGTCCACATGGGTATTGTATACTTGGCAGAGGTGGATTTCAATGGATTTAACGAAGTGGAAAAGTTCACCGGTGAGATGGTCCACCTTGCAATGCTTTCCAAGTATAGGGAGAAGATGGAAACATGGTCTCAAATCGTTTTGGAATATCTTCTGTCTCGTTGA
- the ispE gene encoding 4-(cytidine 5'-diphospho)-2-C-methyl-D-erythritol kinase: MVSNRFGISSVSLKCPAKINLYLAVDKRRSDGFHNISSVFQTIDLFDELILTPGVSETYFKCNSDISWNQENTLHKALAEVERQIGRKIKIGMELKKRIPSGGGLGGGSSDAASLLRFFAKIFEIESERLIEMASMVGSDVPFFLRGGTAIASGRGEILSYPGDVTGYSVDLSFPEVEVLTVLAYKLIDKRDFFPGIDENGAEQYYKALKARDSLGIKNLSLNSFQNPIFGRFAEIKEHYSKSSLEKPNAVVTMMTGSGSTIFSLFQGRIGKYRFISSEELNRIWYSTG; the protein is encoded by the coding sequence ATGGTCTCAAATCGTTTTGGAATATCTTCTGTCTCGTTGAAATGTCCTGCAAAGATAAACCTGTATCTTGCTGTAGATAAGAGGAGAAGTGACGGATTTCATAACATAAGCTCCGTCTTCCAGACAATAGACTTATTTGACGAGCTGATCCTTACTCCAGGAGTTAGTGAGACTTACTTCAAGTGCAATTCCGACATTAGCTGGAATCAAGAGAACACTCTTCACAAAGCGCTTGCCGAGGTTGAAAGGCAGATTGGGAGAAAGATTAAGATTGGAATGGAATTGAAGAAGAGGATTCCATCAGGTGGAGGTTTGGGTGGAGGTAGTTCAGATGCCGCTTCTTTGCTGAGATTCTTTGCTAAGATATTCGAGATCGAATCTGAAAGACTGATTGAAATGGCATCGATGGTCGGTAGCGATGTCCCTTTCTTTCTTAGAGGTGGAACAGCGATAGCTTCGGGAAGAGGCGAGATTCTTAGTTATCCTGGCGATGTAACGGGATATTCCGTTGATTTGAGCTTTCCGGAGGTTGAGGTCTTGACAGTACTGGCATACAAACTAATAGATAAACGGGATTTCTTTCCTGGAATTGATGAGAACGGGGCCGAACAATACTATAAAGCCCTGAAAGCTCGTGATAGCCTTGGGATAAAGAATCTTTCTCTAAATTCATTTCAGAATCCCATCTTCGGTCGCTTTGCGGAGATCAAAGAGCATTATTCGAAATCCTCGTTGGAGAAGCCTAATGCAGTCGTTACAATGATGACAGGATCAGGATCAACCATCTTCTCACTTTTTCAAGGCAGAATTGGAAAGTACAGGTTCATTAGTTCAGAGGAGCTGAATAGAATATGGTATTCGACGGGCTGA
- a CDS encoding fibronectin-binding domain-containing protein: MVFDGLTLQRVTAEISDSKGMQLRQLYQIGRTEFFFKLSKTGIEVSINPSSPYIAKGERQQNSPSLETPFSLFMRRHLNGFFLIDVEQKGMDRILRLDFEGRDAFGEKKHYSLLIEFIGPGSNIVVLDEQGMIAQAFREMVTSKRTIARGLKYYSPDTPCKSLRGLSREEIQSYLLESTDILSSAIRKSFTGFSRATAENIVGYLQLEDIPPAMIEEERLAEAAEFLRNLSSKSSDDGLFILEGEGGTEISPIPLDHKNHSERVRASEAIKLALESAGIETEIDRRKTSIIRKIDKSSKRLFKLVEKLEKELAELENYEAYRRYGELLVANLYRLKERQEKVELEDWETGGLTTISLDKRLTPSENAQLFFKYFSKSHRKELHVKKRLRVLREESEYLEQLKEMLLQAESIGEILEFSYELEAAGIVRKPKYARNGRKKLKRSGPRIFERDGFKYLVGRNNVENDEITRNASKNDIWFHARGIPGAHVILKRAGMEINTDAIYFGSLLAAKYSRGRQSGKVDVVYTEVQNVKKPKGAKPGMVLYRSPETITVDPAKEMEEGN; this comes from the coding sequence ATGGTATTCGACGGGCTGACTCTTCAGAGAGTCACTGCAGAGATCTCAGATAGCAAAGGAATGCAGCTGAGACAGCTATATCAAATAGGGAGGACGGAGTTCTTTTTCAAGTTGTCGAAAACCGGCATCGAGGTCTCGATTAACCCGTCTTCTCCATACATCGCTAAAGGAGAGAGACAGCAGAACTCCCCGTCTCTGGAAACGCCGTTCAGCCTCTTCATGAGAAGACATCTCAACGGATTCTTTCTAATCGACGTAGAGCAGAAGGGAATGGACAGGATACTCAGGCTTGATTTCGAAGGAAGAGACGCCTTTGGAGAGAAAAAACATTACTCGCTGCTGATAGAGTTCATCGGACCGGGCTCGAACATTGTTGTACTGGATGAACAAGGCATGATAGCACAGGCTTTCAGAGAGATGGTGACCTCAAAGAGAACCATCGCGAGGGGCTTGAAGTATTACTCTCCCGACACCCCATGCAAATCTCTGAGGGGGCTTTCTAGAGAAGAGATCCAGTCCTATCTGCTTGAATCGACCGATATCCTTTCGTCCGCTATCAGAAAGTCCTTTACAGGTTTTTCAAGAGCGACGGCCGAGAATATCGTCGGCTATCTTCAACTCGAAGATATCCCTCCAGCCATGATTGAAGAGGAACGGCTTGCGGAAGCGGCTGAGTTCCTAAGAAATCTTTCCAGCAAGAGCAGCGATGACGGTCTTTTCATTCTCGAGGGGGAAGGTGGTACTGAGATCTCCCCAATCCCGCTCGATCACAAGAATCATAGCGAGAGGGTGAGAGCATCCGAGGCAATAAAGCTCGCCCTCGAATCTGCAGGCATTGAAACTGAGATTGACAGGCGAAAGACTTCCATTATAAGGAAAATCGATAAATCCTCTAAACGGCTATTCAAATTGGTTGAAAAATTGGAGAAGGAGTTGGCCGAACTCGAAAACTACGAAGCGTACAGAAGGTACGGAGAGCTTCTTGTTGCAAACTTATACAGGCTGAAAGAGAGACAGGAAAAAGTTGAGCTTGAAGACTGGGAGACCGGCGGGTTAACAACGATTTCTCTCGACAAAAGACTTACGCCCTCAGAAAATGCGCAGCTCTTCTTCAAGTACTTTAGCAAATCTCATAGAAAGGAGCTTCATGTCAAGAAAAGACTGAGAGTCCTTCGAGAAGAAAGTGAATACTTGGAGCAGCTCAAAGAAATGCTTCTTCAAGCCGAATCGATCGGTGAAATTCTTGAATTCTCATACGAACTTGAAGCGGCCGGCATAGTCCGAAAGCCGAAGTATGCCAGAAACGGGAGGAAGAAACTTAAGAGATCCGGTCCGAGGATCTTTGAAAGAGATGGTTTCAAATATCTCGTTGGAAGAAATAACGTTGAAAATGATGAAATTACGAGAAACGCCTCCAAGAATGATATTTGGTTTCACGCCAGAGGTATTCCAGGAGCGCATGTTATACTTAAAAGAGCAGGTATGGAGATTAATACCGATGCCATTTACTTTGGCTCTCTGCTGGCTGCAAAGTATTCGAGAGGCAGGCAGTCAGGAAAGGTAGATGTTGTCTATACTGAAGTTCAGAACGTCAAGAAACCAAAAGGAGCAAAGCCAGGAATGGTTCTATATAGAAGCCCGGAAACGATCACAGTAGATCCTGCGAAAGAGATGGAGGAAGGAAATTGA
- a CDS encoding rhomboid family intramembrane serine protease: MIRFRSATITLIVINVVVYLLVVIMGLFRSPQGVSYRDLITIYGGVSRYALSNGLIYTPLTALFLHGNLMHILFNMWALFQLGHVVEGVYGMKWYLFFYFATGIGGSLSAAAFSNAFTIGSSSAIFGLVGILFTLGLKKDTPVALKSITGYSLLPIILINLFLGLSIPGISNAAHIGGLVVGAVIGWFAKPAYARFARSRKVYTKVKEKSPEETSRDILVKYIPVLNSLKDDRSEERTVRVAQLRSELSSLKDQEIASKVLWELFRRDLISQEEFERLRKFL, translated from the coding sequence TTGATCCGATTTAGAAGCGCAACGATAACTTTGATAGTCATAAATGTGGTTGTATATCTCCTGGTAGTGATTATGGGGCTGTTTAGAAGTCCTCAGGGGGTTAGTTATCGTGACCTTATAACGATATACGGTGGAGTCAGCAGGTATGCCCTTTCAAATGGCTTGATATATACGCCGCTTACGGCCCTCTTTCTCCATGGGAACCTTATGCATATTCTCTTCAACATGTGGGCTCTTTTCCAGCTAGGTCATGTGGTTGAAGGCGTCTACGGTATGAAGTGGTATCTTTTCTTCTACTTTGCCACAGGAATAGGCGGAAGTTTGAGCGCGGCTGCCTTTTCGAATGCTTTCACAATCGGTTCGAGCAGTGCGATTTTCGGCCTCGTTGGTATTCTCTTCACTCTGGGGCTCAAGAAGGACACCCCGGTTGCATTGAAGTCGATAACGGGATATTCCCTTTTGCCCATTATACTGATCAACTTGTTCCTCGGATTGAGTATCCCTGGAATAAGCAACGCAGCTCATATCGGAGGTCTTGTTGTTGGAGCAGTCATTGGGTGGTTTGCAAAACCTGCTTATGCCAGGTTCGCTCGCTCCAGGAAAGTCTATACAAAGGTGAAGGAAAAAAGTCCTGAAGAAACCTCTAGAGATATTCTGGTGAAGTACATTCCTGTACTGAACTCGCTAAAGGATGATAGGTCGGAGGAAAGAACGGTACGAGTAGCTCAGCTTAGAAGTGAACTGAGCAGTTTAAAAGATCAAGAGATAGCCTCGAAAGTACTGTGGGAACTATTTAGACGAGATCTGATTTCGCAGGAGGAATTTGAGAGGCTTAGAAAATTCTTATGA